A region of the Pseudomonas sp. A34-9 genome:
TTTCTCTTGGTGTCGTTGCCGTGCATGACGTTGTGGGCGTTGCTGGGTGTGGGCAGCGCGCGGTTGATGGGATCGCCCAAGGCGTTCAAGCGGATGAACGCGGCGCTGGCGTTGTTGCTGTTGCTCTCGGCATGGCTGACCGTCCTGGCATAACGCCCCTGTAGGAGCTGCCGAAGGCTCGGGCCGCGATCGGACGATCTTTTGATTTTTTACGATCAAGATCAAAAGATCGCAGCCTTCGGCAGCTCCTACATTGTTCTACGCCACTTCATCAGGGTGAGGTGGCCTGCCGATACTCGCGTGGTGTAAACCCGGTCGAGGCTTTGAACTGGCGAGTAAAAGCGCTGTGATCGGTATAGCCGCATTGCAGCGCGACATCGGTAATCGGCAGGTCGGTGTGGAGCAATCGATGAGCATGTTCGAGCCGTACTTTCTGGATCATCTGCCGAGGAGTCAGGTGAAACACCCGTTTGCAGTAGCGCTCCAGTTGCGCGACTGAAATGCCGGCGATGCGGGTCAGCTCACCGAGGGTGACGCGGCGATTGAAATTCGCGCGGATATGCTCATCGACAGCCGCCAGCCGTTCGAATGCCGGGTGCGTTTCACTGGCCGATTGCAGGTCCACCGAAATTCCCGCCAGGCCAATGATCACCCCGTCACGGTTGTACAGCGGCTGCTTGTGCGTCAGGCACCAGCCCGGTTCACGACTGCCGTACAGATGCAGTTCCAGCTGATCCTCCAGCACAAAACCTTCCTCCAGCACTTTGCGGTCCTGCTCGGTGTAGCCCGGGCCCAACTGAGCCGGGAACACTTGCGCGCTGGTTTTTCCTAGCAGTGGACGTAAATCCTTCAAGCCACAACGCTGCACCAGCGTGCGGTTGGCGAGCACGTAACGGGCCTGCACATCCTTGATGAAAATCGCCGCATTGGGGATCACGTCAAGCATCGGCAACAGCAGCGCGGCGCCGGCCAAGAGTTCTTCAAGAGTCTGTGGACGATGCCCATCAATGCCTTGAGACAGGATCGAGAACGCCTGTTGCATCAAACAATCCCCTCGTAACGTGGATGGACGAAGCGCCCGCCATATGGGCTTCGCGTGCAGATTGCAGCATGGCTCAAGGCATGTCGAGGGCCGCGTTTCGCCAGCACGATTGTGCTGATTTCGTCATCGAAGCCGCCGCAAAAGATCAATCGCCACAGCGTCGACCCGTTCAAAGTCTGGCCGTCCCAGTGACACAACTGCCTATCCAATAACTCACAAGAAGGCGATGCCATGTCAGGCCAAGGCAAGTTCAAAAAACAGCTTTCACTGATCGACCTCACATTTATCGGGCTCGGGGCGATCTTCGGTTCCGGCTGGTTATTCGCGGCCAGCCATGTGTCCGCCATCGCCGGGCCGGCGGGGATTTTCTCCTGGTTGCTGGGCGGTTTTGCCGTGTTGTTGCTGGGCATCGTCTATTGCGAGCTCGGCGCCGCACTACCTCGTGCCGGCGGCGTGGTGCGTTATCCGGTTTACTCCCACGGGCCGCTGCTTGGCTATCTGATGGGCTTCATCACCCTGATCGCATTTTCCAGTCTGGTGGCGATCGAAGTGGTTGCCTCGCGCCAATACGCGGCAGCATGGTTTCCCGGCCTGACCAAGGCTGGCACCGGTGATCCTACGATACTGGGCTGGATGGTGCAGTTCGGTCTGCTGTGCGTGTTCTTCCTGCTCAATTACCGCAGCGTGAAGACCTTCGCCAAAGCCAATAATCTGGTCAGCGTGTTCAAGTTCATCGTGCCGCTGCTGGTCATCGGCGTGCTGTTCACCTTCTTCAAACCGGCCAACTTTCACGTGCAGGGTTTCGCCCCGTTCGGCTTGTCCGGTATCGAAATGGCGGTGTCGGCGGGTGGCGTGATTTTCGCTTATCTGGGGCTGACACCGATCATCTCGGTAGCCAGTGAAGTGAAGAATCCGCAGCGCACTATTCCCATCGCGTTGATCCTCTCGGTGCTGCTGTCGACGCTGATTTACGTGCTGCTGCAAATGGCCTTTCTCGGCAGCATCCCGACCGAAATGCTCGCCAACGGCTGGGCCGGCATCAGCAAGGAATTTTCCCTGCCATACCGCGACATAGCACTGGCGCTGGGTGTGGGTTGGCTGGCCTGGCTGGTCGTCGCCGACGCGGTGATCTCGCCGAGCGGCTGCGGCAACATCTACATGAACGCGACCCCGCGGGTGATCTACGGCTGGGCGCAGACCGGGACCTTTTTCAAACTCTTCACTCACATCGATGAAAAGTCCGGCATCCCGCGCCCGGCGCTGTGGCTGACCTTCGCCCTGTCGGTGTTCTGGACCCTGCCGTTCCCGTCGTGGGAAGCGCTGATCAACGTGGTTTCCGCCGCACTGGTGTTGAGCTACGCCGTGGCCCCTGTGTCCGTGGCGGCACTGCGCCGCAATGCGCCGAACATGCCGCGCCCGTTCCGGGTCAAGTGCATGGGTGTGCTCGGGCCGGTGTCGTTCATCATCGCCGCGTTGATCGTTTACTGGTCGGGCTGGAACACCGTGTCGTGGCTGCTCGGCCTGCAAATCCTGATGTTCGTGGTGTACCTGCTCTGCGGTCGTTTTGTGCCGACCGCTCACCTGAATCTGGCGCGTCAGGTGCGCTCCTCGGCGTGGCTGATCGCCTTCTATGCGGTGACCATCGTGCTGTCGAAACTCGGCACGTTCGGCGGCCTCGGCATCCTCGCCCACCCGTTCGACACCCTTGTCGTCGCTGCTTGCGCCACCGGCATTTATTACTGGGGCGCCGCGACGGGCGTACCGGCGCACCTGCTGCGACTCGAAGAAGACGAGGACAGCGAAGTCACCGCCCCCGCCTCGACCGTGTCTTCTCGCCCTGTCGGCGCCTACTGAAACCACCTACGGAATCCATCCATGAAAGCACTACACGTCATTGATTCCCACACCGGCGGTGAACCCACGCGTCTGGTGATGACAGGCTTCCCCGATTTGCCCGGCACCACCATGGTCGAAAAACGCGATGCCTTGCGCGATCAGCATGACGCCTGGCGCCGCGCCTGCCTGCTGGAGCCCCGTGGCAACGATGTACTGGTCGGCGCGCTGTATTGCGAGGCGGTCTCGCCGGACGCCACGTGCGGGGTGATTTTCTTCAACAACGCCGGGTATCTGGGCATGTGTGGCCACGGCACCATCGGCCTGATCAATTCGTTGCAGTACCTGGGAAAAATCCAACCGGGCGAGCACAAGATCGACACGCCAGTCGGCCTGGTCAGCGCCACATTGCATGAGGATGGCACCGTCACCCTGGGCAACGTCCCCGCTTATCGCCACCGCAAACAAGTGCCGGTGGACGTACCGGGATTCGGTCAGGTATTGGGCGACATCGCCTATGGCGGCAACTGGTTTTTCCTCGTCTCCGAGCACGGCCAGACGCTGACGATGGACAACGTCGAACACCTCACCGCTTACACCTGGGCGATGCTCAAGGCCCTTGAAGACCAAGGCATCTACGGCGAGGACGGTGCCGTCATCGATCACGTCGAACTGTTCGCCGATGACGATCAGGCCGACAGCCGCAACTTCGTCATGTGCCCCGGCAAAGCCTACGACCGCTCGCCGTGCGGCACCGGCACCAGCGCCAAACTCGCCTGCCTCGCCGCCGACGACAAGCTGCAACCCGGCGCCACCTGGGTGCAGGCGAGCATCACTGGCAGCCAGTTCGAAGGCCGCTTCGAATGGCAAGGCGAACGCATTCGCCCGTACATCACCGGCCGCGCCTGGATGACCGCCGACAGCACCTTGCTGATCGACGAAGCAGACCCGTTCGCGTGGGGCATCTGAGCCACCGCGCGGGCTTTTCACCTCAATTTGAATGATGTGCCAAGGAGTTAAAACAATGAGCGACAACATCTTCACCGGTTGCATGCCGGCCCTGATGACCCCGTGCACCGCCCAGCGCAAACCGGACTTCGACGCCTTGGTGGCCAAGGGTCGCGAACTGATCGATATCGGCATGAGCGCCGTGGTTTATTGCGGCTCGATGGGCGACTGGCCGCTGCTGACCGAGGCCGAGCGCCAGGAAGGCGTGGCGCGTCTGGTCGCTGCCGGGATTCCCACCATTGTCGGCACCGGCGCGGTGAATTCCCGCGAAGCGGTTTCCCACGCAGCCCACGCGGCGAAAGTTGGCGCGCAGGGTTTGATGGTGATTCCCCGCGTGCTGTCCCGTGGCGCTTCGGTCACTGCGCAAAAGGCCCATTTCGCAGCGATTCTGCAAGCGGCGCCGAACCTGCCGGCGGTGATCTACAACAGCCCCTACTACGGCTTCGCCACCCGCGCCGATCTGTTCTTTGAACTGCGCCGCGAGTACCCGAACCTGATCGGCTTCAAGGAATTCGGCGGTGGCGCCGACCTGCGTTACGCCGCCGAAAACATCACCTCCAAGGACGATGACGTAACCTTGATGGTCGGTGTCGACACGCAAGTGGTGCACGGTTTCGTCAACTGCAACGCCACCGGCGCCATCACCGGTATCGGCAACGCACTGCCCCGCGAGGTGCTGCAACTGGTGGCGCTGAGCAAGCAAGCGGCCAAGGGGGACGCCAAGGCCCGTCGTCAGGCGCGGGAGCTGGAAGCGGCACTGGCGGTATTGTCGTCGTTCGATGAAGGCTGCGATCTGGTGCTGTATTACAAGCATTTGATGGTGCTCAACGGCGACAAGGAATACACCCTGCACTTCAACGAAACCGATGCGTTGAGCGACTCGCAGCGGCGTTATGCCGAGAAGCAGTATTCGCTGTTCCGTCACTGGTACGAGAACTGGTCGGCGGAACAGAACTTCAGCTGATCAACGCCCCCTCACCTGCCGCGATGCGTTGTGCTACGCGGCAGGCATTTGCCTTTTTTATCAGGAAGACACCATGACTCTGACGGGCCACATGCTGATCGGACAGCACTCGGTTGCGGGCAATCGCGCCGCCATTCGCGGGATCAATCCGGCCACCGATGAAGCGCTGCCACCGGCGTATGCCGGTGGATCGGCCGAGCATGTCGAACAGGCTTGTGCGCTGGCATCGGCAGCGTTCGATGTTTATCGCGAGACAAGCCTGAATGTCCGCGCCGGATTTATTGAAAGCATTGCTGAGGAGATCGAAGCCCTCGGCGATGAACTGATCGACCGGGCTCACGCGGAAACCGGCCTGCCGCGACCTCGCCTACTGGGTGAACGCGGGCGTACTTGTCAGCAATTAAGAATGTTCGCCCGCACGGTGCGAGCCGGTGAATGGCTGGATGTGCGCGTCGATAGCGCGCTGCCGCACCGTCAACCGCTGCCGCGCTCCGATCTGCGTCAACGGCAGATTGCGCTGGGGCCGGTCGCGGTGTTTGGCGCGAGTAACTTCCCGCTGGCATTTTCCGTGGCCGGCGGTGACACCGCGTCGGCATTGGCCGCCGGTTGCCCGGTGATCGTCAAGGCGCACAGTGCGCATCCCGGTACCAGCGAGCTGGTCGGCCGCGCAGTGGCGCGGGCAGTGAACGCCTGTGGCCTGCCGCAAGGCGTGTTCTCGTTGCTGTACGGCTCCGGGCACGAAGTGGGCATCGCGCTGGTCACCGATCCACGGATCAAAGCGGTGGGTTTCACCGGCTCGCGCAGCGGTGGTCTGGCGCTGATTCAAGCGGCGCAGGCCAGATCCGAACCGATTCCGGTGTATGCGGAAATGAGTTCGATCAACCCGGTGCTGCTGTTTCCGGCAGCGTTGGAAAGTCGCACGCAGGCGTTGGCCGAAGGTTTTGTGGCTTCGCTGACACTGGGTGCGGGTCAGTTTTGCACCAATCCGGGCTTGGTCATTGCCTTGAAAGGACCGGCACTGGACAGGTTTATCGCCGCCACCGCCGAGATCATTCAACGCAGCCCGGCGCAGACGATGCTGACGCCGGGCATCTTCAACGCTTATGAATCTGCCGTGAATGCACTGGCCGAAAGTGCCGATACGCGCATCGCTGGCGTTGGCCAGCCCGGCAGCGGCCCGAACCAATGTCAGGCCCACGTGTTCGTGACGGATGCTGTCGACTTTCTTGCCGATCAGCGCCTGCAAGCCGAAGCGTTCGGTGCGGCTACACTGATCGTGCAATGCAGCTGTGAAGCTGAAATCCGCCAGGTCACCGAGCATCTGGAAGGCCAGCTGACCGCCACTTTGCACCTGGATAACCCGGACATCGAACAGGCACGCGCACTGCTACCGACGCTGGAGCGCAAGGCCGGTCGCTTGCTGGTCAACGGCTGGCCCACCGGGGTTGAAGTGAGTGACGCAATGGTTCACGGCGGGCCGTTCCCGGCCACGTCCGACTCGCACACAACATCCGTGGGTACAGCGGCGATCCTGCGTTTCCTGCGCCCGGTCTGCTATCAGGACTTCCCGGACAGCTTGTTGCCGACCGCACTGAAACAAGCCAATCCCCTGCAATTGCGACGTCTGCTCGATGGCCACAGGGAAGCGCAGCGCCATGGCGAATAACATCTCCCATGACATCGCCGTGGTCGGCGCCGGCATCATCGGCGTCGCCTGCGCACTGCGTCTGGCTCGCCAAGGGTTGCGCGTAGTCGTGATCGATCAGCAGCAACCCGGCCACGGCGCCTCGTTCGGCAACGCCGGGCATCTGGCGACCGAGCAGGTGTTTCCGATTGCCGACGCGTCCATCCTCAAGCGCCTGCCGGCCATGCTGATGGACCCGATGGGGCCGTTGCGGCTGGACTGGAAATACCTGCCGCGCGCCCTGCCGTGGTTCACCCGGCTGCTGTTGAATCTGCGTTCGGCGCCTTTTCAGAACACCGTGGCAGGCTTGCGCGCGCTCAATGAAAGCAGTCTGCAGGCTTGGCAGCGCTTGCTCGCCGACATCCAGCGGCCGGACTTGCTGAAGATCGATGGCTCGTTGCTGGTGTTCGAACGGCCCGAATCGCGTCAGGCGATCCAGGCATTACAGGGCCGATTGCACCAGCAGCAGGTGCCGGCCGATTACTGGCAGGCCGGCGCCATACGCGAAACCGCGCCGCAACTCAGCGAACAGATTCAGGGCGGTTTGTTCTTCCCGCGCACCGGGCACTTTATCGATCCCTATGGCGTGGTGTGTGAACTGGTGGAAGCGGCCAAGGCCAGTGGCGTGAGCTTTGTCCAGCAACAGGTTCAGGGCGGCCATGTGCAGGAGCACGGTGTTGCGCTGAGCACCGGCAATGGTGGTCTGACTGCACGCCGCGTGCTGATCGCCTGCGGCGCACACTCGGCGAAACTCACCGCCGCCCTCACCGGCAAAAAAGTACCGCTGGACACCGAGCGCGGTTATCACCTGATGCTGCCACAGGAACACGACCGCCTGCCCTTCCCCGTGACCTCGCTGGAGCGCAAGTTCATCATGACGCCGATGTCCGAGGGGTTGCGCCTGGCCGGCACCGTCGAGTTCGCCGGGCTGGAAAAGCCAGCGAGCATGGAACGCGCGTGGCAGTTGCATCGGTTGAGTCAGGGCTTGTTTCGCAAAGAGCTGAGCGCTGAAGCGGCGACGCCGTGGATGGGTTTTCGACCGTCGCTGCCAGATTCGTTGCCGGTGATTGATCAGGTCTGCGAGGGCAAGGTGTTGCTTGCTTTTGGGCATCAGCATCTGGGGCTGACGCAGGCGGCGGTGACGGCGGAGATGGTGGTGCGGATGGCGGGCGCCGGCACAAGCCCGACAACGGTTTTGCCGAGTGACACCCCTTACAGACTGGCGCGTTTCTGACGAGCACTGATCAGCAAAACCGGCGGTGAGCGTGCGTAGCGGCGCTGCCACCGTCTTTTCTAAACATCACTGGTGCCTGATAGGAATAGGCAATCCTCCAAGACAAACCGGCATGGGTTCCTGGTTTATCCATCGTTACCATGGTTCCACACCTGACCATGGGAGCTCGACATGACACACGCTAAAACCTTGTTCATCACCGGCGTCAGCAGCGGTTTCGGCCATGCGCTGGCCAAGGAAGCTATCGTCACAGGCCATCGTGTCATCGGCACCGTACGCAGTGAAGCGGACCTGCATAGGTTCCAGGCGCTGTCCCCGGATAACGCTTGCGGAGTCATTCTGGACGTCACCGATTTCGAGCGGATCGACAGCGTCGTTGCGCAAATCGAAGCCACTCACGGCCCGGTCGATGTGTTGATCAACAACGCCGGTTATGGTCACGAAGGCGTCTTCGAAGAATCACCCTTGCAGGAGATGCGTCGTCAGTTCGACGTCAATGTGTTCGGTGCGGTGGCAGTGATCAAAGCGTTCCTGCCCTTCTTCCGCCAGCGCCGTGCGGGGCACATCCTCAATATCACTTCCATGGGCGGCACCATCACCATGCCGGGCATCGCCTATTACTGCGGCAGCAAATTTGCGCTCGAAGGGATCTCCGATACCCTGAGCAAGGAACTGCGGCCGTTCAACATCTTCGTCACCGCCGTCGCACCGGGTTCGTTCCGCACGGATTGGGCGGGTCGTTCGATGCAGCGTACCGCTCGCAGCATTGCCGACTACGACGCCAGTTTTGACCCGATCCGCAAAGCGCGAGAGGAGAAAAGCGGCAAGCAACTCGGCGACCCGCAAAAGGCTGCCCGAGCGATGCTGCAGATCATCGCCAGCCCGATACCGCCGGCCCATCTGCTATTGGGCAGTGATGCCTTGCGTCTGGTCCGTGACAAACTGCAGAGTGCGGCCAGTGAGATTGCTCAATGGGAAGCGCTGAGCCGGTCCACCGATCATTGAGAGAGGATGTGATGACGCAGGTCGACGCAAGCACGGCGCGCATGGTGCAGCTCATGAAAGCCCTCGCACCCGTCGAAGGC
Encoded here:
- a CDS encoding AraC family transcriptional regulator, whose protein sequence is MQQAFSILSQGIDGHRPQTLEELLAGAALLLPMLDVIPNAAIFIKDVQARYVLANRTLVQRCGLKDLRPLLGKTSAQVFPAQLGPGYTEQDRKVLEEGFVLEDQLELHLYGSREPGWCLTHKQPLYNRDGVIIGLAGISVDLQSASETHPAFERLAAVDEHIRANFNRRVTLGELTRIAGISVAQLERYCKRVFHLTPRQMIQKVRLEHAHRLLHTDLPITDVALQCGYTDHSAFTRQFKASTGFTPREYRQATSP
- a CDS encoding APC family permease, translated to MSGQGKFKKQLSLIDLTFIGLGAIFGSGWLFAASHVSAIAGPAGIFSWLLGGFAVLLLGIVYCELGAALPRAGGVVRYPVYSHGPLLGYLMGFITLIAFSSLVAIEVVASRQYAAAWFPGLTKAGTGDPTILGWMVQFGLLCVFFLLNYRSVKTFAKANNLVSVFKFIVPLLVIGVLFTFFKPANFHVQGFAPFGLSGIEMAVSAGGVIFAYLGLTPIISVASEVKNPQRTIPIALILSVLLSTLIYVLLQMAFLGSIPTEMLANGWAGISKEFSLPYRDIALALGVGWLAWLVVADAVISPSGCGNIYMNATPRVIYGWAQTGTFFKLFTHIDEKSGIPRPALWLTFALSVFWTLPFPSWEALINVVSAALVLSYAVAPVSVAALRRNAPNMPRPFRVKCMGVLGPVSFIIAALIVYWSGWNTVSWLLGLQILMFVVYLLCGRFVPTAHLNLARQVRSSAWLIAFYAVTIVLSKLGTFGGLGILAHPFDTLVVAACATGIYYWGAATGVPAHLLRLEEDEDSEVTAPASTVSSRPVGAY
- a CDS encoding 4-hydroxyproline epimerase, which encodes MKALHVIDSHTGGEPTRLVMTGFPDLPGTTMVEKRDALRDQHDAWRRACLLEPRGNDVLVGALYCEAVSPDATCGVIFFNNAGYLGMCGHGTIGLINSLQYLGKIQPGEHKIDTPVGLVSATLHEDGTVTLGNVPAYRHRKQVPVDVPGFGQVLGDIAYGGNWFFLVSEHGQTLTMDNVEHLTAYTWAMLKALEDQGIYGEDGAVIDHVELFADDDQADSRNFVMCPGKAYDRSPCGTGTSAKLACLAADDKLQPGATWVQASITGSQFEGRFEWQGERIRPYITGRAWMTADSTLLIDEADPFAWGI
- a CDS encoding dihydrodipicolinate synthase family protein, whose translation is MSDNIFTGCMPALMTPCTAQRKPDFDALVAKGRELIDIGMSAVVYCGSMGDWPLLTEAERQEGVARLVAAGIPTIVGTGAVNSREAVSHAAHAAKVGAQGLMVIPRVLSRGASVTAQKAHFAAILQAAPNLPAVIYNSPYYGFATRADLFFELRREYPNLIGFKEFGGGADLRYAAENITSKDDDVTLMVGVDTQVVHGFVNCNATGAITGIGNALPREVLQLVALSKQAAKGDAKARRQARELEAALAVLSSFDEGCDLVLYYKHLMVLNGDKEYTLHFNETDALSDSQRRYAEKQYSLFRHWYENWSAEQNFS
- a CDS encoding aldehyde dehydrogenase (NADP(+)); translation: MTLTGHMLIGQHSVAGNRAAIRGINPATDEALPPAYAGGSAEHVEQACALASAAFDVYRETSLNVRAGFIESIAEEIEALGDELIDRAHAETGLPRPRLLGERGRTCQQLRMFARTVRAGEWLDVRVDSALPHRQPLPRSDLRQRQIALGPVAVFGASNFPLAFSVAGGDTASALAAGCPVIVKAHSAHPGTSELVGRAVARAVNACGLPQGVFSLLYGSGHEVGIALVTDPRIKAVGFTGSRSGGLALIQAAQARSEPIPVYAEMSSINPVLLFPAALESRTQALAEGFVASLTLGAGQFCTNPGLVIALKGPALDRFIAATAEIIQRSPAQTMLTPGIFNAYESAVNALAESADTRIAGVGQPGSGPNQCQAHVFVTDAVDFLADQRLQAEAFGAATLIVQCSCEAEIRQVTEHLEGQLTATLHLDNPDIEQARALLPTLERKAGRLLVNGWPTGVEVSDAMVHGGPFPATSDSHTTSVGTAAILRFLRPVCYQDFPDSLLPTALKQANPLQLRRLLDGHREAQRHGE
- a CDS encoding FAD-dependent oxidoreductase — its product is MANNISHDIAVVGAGIIGVACALRLARQGLRVVVIDQQQPGHGASFGNAGHLATEQVFPIADASILKRLPAMLMDPMGPLRLDWKYLPRALPWFTRLLLNLRSAPFQNTVAGLRALNESSLQAWQRLLADIQRPDLLKIDGSLLVFERPESRQAIQALQGRLHQQQVPADYWQAGAIRETAPQLSEQIQGGLFFPRTGHFIDPYGVVCELVEAAKASGVSFVQQQVQGGHVQEHGVALSTGNGGLTARRVLIACGAHSAKLTAALTGKKVPLDTERGYHLMLPQEHDRLPFPVTSLERKFIMTPMSEGLRLAGTVEFAGLEKPASMERAWQLHRLSQGLFRKELSAEAATPWMGFRPSLPDSLPVIDQVCEGKVLLAFGHQHLGLTQAAVTAEMVVRMAGAGTSPTTVLPSDTPYRLARF
- a CDS encoding oxidoreductase → MTHAKTLFITGVSSGFGHALAKEAIVTGHRVIGTVRSEADLHRFQALSPDNACGVILDVTDFERIDSVVAQIEATHGPVDVLINNAGYGHEGVFEESPLQEMRRQFDVNVFGAVAVIKAFLPFFRQRRAGHILNITSMGGTITMPGIAYYCGSKFALEGISDTLSKELRPFNIFVTAVAPGSFRTDWAGRSMQRTARSIADYDASFDPIRKAREEKSGKQLGDPQKAARAMLQIIASPIPPAHLLLGSDALRLVRDKLQSAASEIAQWEALSRSTDH